A genomic window from Streptomyces sp. 846.5 includes:
- a CDS encoding helicase-associated domain-containing protein, which yields MKSAQALAALLATLTADELAELLDARRVRSDIRRSGRGPQSLADLAHQLLEDRSVGDAVGRLTAPSLQLLSAGVWLAARRHGALMPQPYWTALEPSSRPVATDELLTFLAGDDKGLRAAAEHVLTDLQRLALVLPAGPGEFALPGFVHRHLAETMGLSRPAAQLMSDAFNAPEVHRIAAGLDLPSSRNRETAQAAVVAALGDRELVRSLIAGAPPDAADMLQLLVQGPPLLRTHCFVPLGGYHYGTATKYQLRPGGSGDPATDWLAEHGMLVPIGPDLVEMPYEILDAAADGRITARFDPEPPVLTAGVHPVPEALREAQAAAASASRRMELLLAACAAAPPGIRKSGGLAVRDTRRLAKAIEAPEEQTRLWLDLAYNADLLADHQEVPDGPAPRGRVRRAAVPSTPLRLLPTARYDVWLSRSPAERLVPLVATWAVIPEILAWWPEYREETPVALVAPQDQEAVPLRRQLLRALASLPAGQGLGPVSAFAAETLEELVRLVGWYSPGLVTLDEDGLSRVLETLLEAEQLGVLAHGRPTPLGEAVLALLETDAADWFPCVPGIAAKGGEAYEGPLRLLREACTALLPPPQQKARFQADLTAVAAGAPSAALAELMGSAADRESEGHAVVWRFSAASVRRALDAGMSADDLLAELREAAEGELPQPLEYLVRDTGRTHGRVRVVRSACCIRSDDEALVLELSKTRVLAKLGLRRIAPTVLISTHSPSATLEALRAAGYAPVLEAESGVTVVERAPGTRAEQRMPGYDRMRRNRRSGEPQELDLETLARMIMRG from the coding sequence GTGAAATCCGCACAAGCCCTGGCCGCCCTGCTCGCCACCCTCACCGCCGACGAGTTGGCCGAGCTGCTCGACGCACGTCGGGTCCGCAGCGACATCCGCCGCTCCGGCCGGGGCCCGCAGAGCCTCGCCGACCTGGCCCACCAGCTGCTGGAGGACCGCTCGGTCGGCGACGCCGTGGGCAGGCTGACCGCCCCCTCCCTGCAACTGCTGTCCGCAGGCGTGTGGCTGGCCGCGCGGCGGCACGGGGCGCTGATGCCGCAGCCCTACTGGACCGCGCTGGAGCCGTCCTCCCGCCCGGTGGCGACCGACGAGCTGCTCACGTTCCTCGCCGGCGACGACAAGGGCCTGCGCGCCGCCGCAGAACACGTCCTGACGGACCTTCAGCGGCTGGCCCTGGTCCTCCCGGCCGGCCCCGGCGAGTTCGCGCTGCCCGGCTTCGTGCACCGGCACCTGGCCGAGACCATGGGCCTGAGCCGCCCGGCCGCCCAGCTGATGAGCGATGCCTTCAACGCACCCGAGGTGCACCGGATCGCGGCCGGACTGGATCTGCCGTCCAGCCGCAACCGCGAGACCGCGCAGGCCGCCGTGGTCGCCGCGCTGGGCGACCGGGAGCTGGTCCGCTCGCTGATCGCCGGAGCGCCGCCGGACGCGGCCGACATGCTGCAGCTGCTGGTGCAGGGACCGCCGCTGCTGCGCACCCACTGCTTTGTCCCGCTCGGCGGCTACCACTACGGCACGGCCACCAAGTACCAGCTGCGGCCGGGCGGATCGGGCGACCCCGCCACGGACTGGCTGGCCGAGCACGGGATGCTGGTCCCGATCGGACCCGACCTGGTCGAGATGCCCTACGAGATCCTGGACGCGGCGGCCGACGGACGGATCACCGCGCGCTTCGACCCCGAGCCCCCGGTGCTCACCGCCGGGGTGCACCCGGTGCCGGAGGCCCTGCGCGAGGCGCAGGCCGCCGCTGCTTCGGCGAGCCGCAGGATGGAGCTGCTGCTGGCCGCCTGCGCCGCCGCTCCCCCGGGGATCCGCAAGTCCGGCGGCCTCGCCGTCCGGGACACCAGGAGGCTGGCCAAGGCCATCGAGGCGCCGGAGGAGCAGACCCGGCTGTGGCTGGACCTCGCCTACAACGCCGATCTGCTCGCGGACCACCAGGAAGTGCCGGACGGCCCGGCGCCGCGCGGGCGCGTTCGGCGGGCAGCCGTACCGAGCACCCCGCTGCGGCTGCTGCCGACCGCGCGCTACGACGTCTGGCTGTCCCGCTCCCCCGCCGAGCGGCTGGTGCCGCTGGTGGCGACCTGGGCGGTCATCCCGGAGATCCTGGCCTGGTGGCCCGAGTACCGGGAGGAGACCCCGGTCGCCCTGGTGGCGCCGCAGGACCAGGAGGCCGTGCCGCTGCGCCGGCAGCTGCTCCGGGCGCTGGCCTCGCTCCCGGCCGGCCAGGGCCTGGGCCCGGTGTCGGCCTTCGCGGCAGAGACCCTGGAGGAGCTGGTCCGGCTGGTCGGCTGGTACAGCCCCGGGCTGGTCACCCTGGACGAGGACGGTCTGAGCCGGGTCCTGGAGACGCTGCTGGAGGCGGAGCAGCTGGGCGTGCTGGCCCACGGCCGGCCGACCCCGCTGGGCGAGGCGGTGCTGGCCCTGCTGGAGACCGACGCGGCCGACTGGTTCCCCTGCGTCCCGGGCATCGCCGCCAAGGGCGGCGAGGCCTACGAGGGCCCGCTGCGGCTGCTGCGGGAGGCCTGCACGGCGCTGCTGCCCCCACCGCAGCAGAAGGCCCGGTTCCAGGCGGACCTGACGGCTGTCGCCGCCGGCGCCCCGTCGGCGGCCCTGGCCGAGCTGATGGGCTCGGCCGCGGACCGGGAGTCGGAGGGGCATGCGGTGGTCTGGCGCTTCAGCGCCGCCTCGGTACGCCGGGCGCTGGACGCCGGCATGAGCGCCGACGATCTGCTCGCCGAGCTGCGGGAGGCGGCCGAGGGCGAACTCCCCCAGCCGCTGGAGTACCTGGTCAGGGACACCGGCAGGACCCACGGCCGGGTCCGGGTGGTCCGCTCCGCCTGCTGCATCCGCTCGGACGACGAGGCGCTGGTGCTGGAGCTGTCGAAGACCCGGGTGCTGGCCAAACTGGGGCTGCGCCGGATCGCACCCACGGTGCTGATCAGCACCCACTCCCCCAGCGCCACCCTGGAGGCCCTGCGCGCCGCGGGGTACGCGCCGGTACTGGAGGCCGAGAGCGGCGTGACGGTCGTGGAGCGGGCCCCTGGCACCCGGGCCGAGCAGCGGATGCCCGGCTACGACCGGATGCGCCGCAACCGCCGCAGCGGGGAGCCGCAGGAGCTGGACCTGGAGACGCTGGCCCGGATGATCATGCGGGGCTAG
- a CDS encoding DUF2786 domain-containing protein, with protein sequence MGRRNPQYRRVKKRDQTAHQQARQQAGHARAQHEEPPLRELVERACGAVLCAADDVHPLALDQAASLLSEPAARWPETGRAVLLVSGAQLGRLWQAGWQPADLARAVRRELTGRHLRLAVDLMAAELRGYAAAGLDPRWSGQLRELEAADWWGQDDAFLPGVADRERLDRFSVATLLLELYRLIGRLPPLTLLSPPPGTVPRTQGSALPFVQKTGSEPRMLGRIRALLAKAESTEFPDEAEALTAKAQQLMAQHSIDEALLAASSGSRVEPGACRIGVDNPYEAPKALLLDAVAGANRATSLWTKELGFCTVVGFPADLEAVELLYTSLLVQATGAMNSAGIQGGGAGGSRTKAFRQSFLISYAARIRERLSGATAQATEEALVGLRAEGREDSSALLPVLAAREEAVRRSTEQLFPNARAGRAIRASDYEGWTQGRAAADRAQLRGHGAELPR encoded by the coding sequence ATGGGCAGGCGCAACCCGCAGTACCGCCGGGTCAAGAAGCGGGACCAGACGGCCCACCAGCAGGCTCGCCAGCAGGCCGGGCACGCCCGGGCGCAGCACGAGGAGCCCCCGCTGCGGGAACTGGTGGAGCGGGCGTGCGGCGCGGTGCTGTGCGCCGCCGACGACGTCCACCCGCTCGCGCTGGACCAGGCGGCCAGCCTGCTCTCCGAGCCCGCCGCGCGCTGGCCGGAGACCGGCCGGGCGGTGCTGCTGGTGAGCGGGGCGCAGCTGGGGCGGCTGTGGCAGGCCGGCTGGCAGCCCGCCGACCTGGCCCGGGCGGTACGCCGCGAGCTGACGGGGCGACACCTGCGGCTGGCGGTCGACCTGATGGCCGCCGAGCTGCGCGGCTACGCGGCGGCCGGTCTCGACCCGCGCTGGTCCGGGCAGCTGCGGGAGCTGGAGGCCGCCGACTGGTGGGGCCAGGACGACGCCTTCCTGCCCGGCGTCGCCGACCGGGAGCGGCTGGACCGCTTCTCGGTCGCCACGCTGCTGCTGGAGCTGTACCGCCTGATCGGCAGACTGCCGCCGCTGACGCTGCTCAGCCCGCCGCCGGGGACCGTGCCGCGTACCCAGGGCTCCGCCCTGCCGTTCGTCCAGAAGACCGGGAGCGAGCCGAGGATGCTCGGCCGGATCCGGGCGCTGCTGGCAAAGGCCGAGTCCACCGAGTTCCCCGACGAGGCGGAGGCGCTGACCGCCAAGGCCCAGCAGCTGATGGCGCAACACAGCATCGACGAGGCGCTGCTCGCGGCCTCCTCGGGCAGCAGGGTCGAGCCGGGGGCCTGCCGGATCGGCGTGGACAACCCCTACGAGGCGCCCAAGGCGCTGCTGCTGGACGCGGTGGCCGGCGCCAACCGGGCCACCTCGCTGTGGACCAAGGAGCTGGGCTTCTGCACGGTGGTGGGCTTCCCGGCCGACCTGGAGGCGGTCGAGCTGCTCTACACCTCGCTGCTGGTCCAGGCGACCGGTGCGATGAACAGTGCGGGGATACAGGGCGGCGGCGCCGGGGGGTCGCGGACCAAGGCGTTCCGGCAGTCGTTCCTCATCTCCTACGCCGCGCGGATCCGCGAGCGGCTCTCCGGGGCGACCGCGCAGGCGACCGAGGAGGCGCTGGTCGGGCTGCGGGCCGAGGGCCGGGAGGACTCCTCCGCGCTGCTGCCGGTGCTGGCCGCCCGGGAGGAGGCGGTACGGCGCTCCACCGAGCAGCTGTTCCCCAACGCCCGCGCGGGCAGGGCGATCCGAGCCAGCGACTATGAGGGGTGGACCCAAGGGCGGGCCGCCGCCGACCGGGCGCAACTGCGGGGGCACGGGGCGGAGCTACCACGGTAG
- the rpoB gene encoding DNA-directed RNA polymerase subunit beta: protein MAASRNASNNSASTAPLRISFAKIREPLEVPNLLALQTESFDWLLGNQAWKDRVEASLAEGHDVPQKSGLEEIFEEISPIEDFSGSMSLTFRDHRFEPPKNSIDECKDRDFTFAAPLFVTAEFTNNETGEIKSQTVFMGDFPLMTHKGTFVINGTERVVVSQLVRSPGVYFDTTLDKTSDKDIYSAKVIPSRGAWLELEIDKRDMVGVRIDRKRKQSVTVLLKALGWTSEQILEEFGQYESMRATLEKDHTQGQDDALLDIYRKLRPGEPPTREAAQTLLENLYFNPKRYDLAKVGRYKINKKLGVEQPLDGGVLTTDDILATIKYLVQLHAGETETVAPNGSTIVVEDDDIDHFGNRRLRNVGELIQNQVRTGLARMERVVRERMTTQDVEAITPQTLINIRPVVASIKEFFGTSQLSQFMDQTNPLSGLTHKRRLSALGPGGLSRERAGFEVRDVHPSHYGRMCPIETPEGPNIGLIGSLASYGRVNAFGFVETPYRKVVEGVVTDSIDYLTADEEDRFVIAQANAPLTDDNHFAEGRVLVRRRGGEIDYIPGVEIDYMDVSPRQMVSVATAMIPFLEHDDANRALMGANMMRQAVPLLKSEAPLVGTGMEYRAAVDAADVIAAEKSGVVQEVSADYVTVANDDGTYTTYRVAKFTRSNQGTSFNQKVVVDEGARIEVGQVLADGPCTDEGEMALGKNLLVAFMPWEGHNYEDAIILSQRLVQDDVLSSIHIEEHEVDARDTKLGPEEITRDIPNVSEEVLADLDERGIIRIGADVTTGDILVGKVTPKGETELTPEERLLRAIFGEKAREVRDTSLKVPHGEQGKVIGVRVFDREEGDELPPGVNQLVRVYVAQKRKITNGDKLAGRHGNKGVISKILPVEDMPFLEDGTPVDIVLNPLGVPSRMNPGQVLETHLGWLAKTGWDVSGLSEEWARRLQKIGADKAVGGTNLATPVFDGAREDEITGLLDHTTLTRDGDRLVGSSGKARMFDGRSGEPFPMPISVGYMYILKLHHLVDDKLHARSTGPYSMITQQPLGGKAQFGGQRFGEMEVWALEAYGAAYALQELLTIKSDDVLGRVKVYEAIVKGENIPEPGIPESFKVLIKEMQSLCLNVEVLSSDGMSIEMRDSDEDVFRAAEELGIDLSRREPSSVEEV, encoded by the coding sequence TTGGCCGCCTCGCGCAACGCCTCGAACAACTCCGCATCCACCGCACCGCTCCGTATTTCCTTCGCGAAGATTCGTGAGCCCCTCGAGGTTCCCAACCTCCTCGCCCTGCAGACCGAGAGCTTCGACTGGCTCCTCGGCAATCAGGCGTGGAAGGACAGGGTCGAGGCGTCGCTCGCAGAAGGACACGACGTCCCGCAGAAGTCCGGCCTGGAGGAGATCTTCGAGGAGATCTCCCCGATCGAGGACTTCTCCGGTTCGATGTCGCTGACCTTCCGCGACCACCGCTTCGAGCCCCCCAAGAACTCGATCGACGAGTGCAAGGACCGCGACTTCACCTTCGCGGCCCCGCTCTTCGTCACCGCCGAGTTCACCAACAACGAGACCGGCGAGATCAAGTCGCAGACGGTCTTCATGGGCGACTTCCCGCTCATGACCCACAAGGGCACCTTCGTGATCAACGGCACCGAGCGTGTCGTCGTCTCACAGCTGGTGCGCTCCCCGGGCGTCTACTTCGACACCACCCTGGACAAGACGTCCGACAAGGACATCTACTCCGCCAAGGTCATCCCGTCCCGTGGTGCCTGGCTCGAGCTCGAGATCGACAAGCGCGACATGGTCGGTGTCCGCATCGACCGCAAGCGCAAGCAGTCGGTCACCGTGCTGCTGAAGGCCCTCGGCTGGACCTCCGAGCAGATCCTGGAGGAGTTCGGCCAGTACGAGTCGATGCGCGCCACCCTGGAGAAGGACCACACCCAGGGCCAGGACGACGCACTGCTCGACATCTACCGCAAGCTGCGTCCGGGCGAGCCGCCGACCCGCGAGGCCGCGCAGACGCTTCTGGAGAACCTCTACTTCAACCCGAAGCGCTACGACCTCGCCAAGGTCGGCCGGTACAAGATCAACAAGAAGCTCGGCGTGGAGCAGCCCCTCGACGGCGGCGTTCTCACCACGGACGACATCCTTGCCACGATCAAGTACCTGGTCCAGCTGCACGCCGGTGAGACCGAGACGGTCGCCCCGAACGGCAGCACGATCGTCGTCGAGGACGACGACATCGACCACTTCGGCAACCGTCGCCTCCGCAATGTCGGCGAGCTGATCCAGAACCAGGTCCGTACGGGTCTCGCCCGTATGGAGCGGGTCGTGCGCGAGCGCATGACCACCCAGGACGTCGAGGCCATCACGCCGCAGACGCTGATCAACATCCGGCCGGTCGTCGCCTCCATCAAGGAGTTCTTCGGCACCAGCCAGCTGTCCCAGTTCATGGACCAGACGAACCCGCTGTCGGGGCTGACCCACAAGCGTCGTCTGTCCGCGCTGGGCCCCGGTGGTCTGTCCCGTGAGCGGGCCGGCTTCGAGGTCCGTGACGTGCACCCGTCCCACTACGGACGCATGTGCCCGATCGAGACCCCGGAAGGACCGAACATCGGTCTGATCGGTTCGCTCGCCTCCTACGGCCGGGTCAACGCCTTCGGCTTTGTGGAGACCCCGTACCGCAAGGTCGTCGAGGGTGTCGTCACCGACAGCATCGACTACCTGACCGCGGACGAGGAGGACCGGTTCGTCATCGCCCAGGCCAACGCGCCGCTGACCGATGACAACCACTTCGCCGAGGGCCGTGTGCTGGTCCGCCGCCGTGGCGGCGAGATCGACTACATCCCCGGTGTCGAGATCGACTACATGGACGTCTCGCCGCGCCAGATGGTGTCCGTCGCCACCGCGATGATCCCCTTCCTGGAGCACGACGACGCCAACCGCGCCCTGATGGGCGCGAACATGATGCGTCAGGCGGTGCCGCTGCTGAAGAGCGAGGCCCCGCTGGTCGGCACCGGCATGGAGTACCGCGCCGCGGTCGACGCCGCCGATGTCATCGCCGCCGAGAAGTCCGGTGTGGTCCAGGAGGTCTCCGCCGACTACGTCACGGTGGCCAACGACGACGGCACCTACACCACGTACCGCGTGGCCAAGTTCACCCGCTCCAACCAGGGCACCTCCTTCAACCAGAAGGTCGTCGTGGACGAGGGCGCCCGGATCGAGGTCGGGCAGGTCCTGGCCGACGGTCCCTGCACCGACGAGGGCGAGATGGCCCTCGGCAAGAACCTGCTCGTGGCGTTCATGCCCTGGGAGGGTCACAACTACGAGGACGCGATCATCCTGTCGCAGCGCCTCGTGCAGGACGACGTCCTCTCCTCGATCCACATCGAGGAGCACGAGGTCGACGCCCGTGACACCAAGCTGGGCCCGGAGGAGATCACCCGGGACATCCCGAATGTCTCCGAGGAGGTCCTCGCGGACCTGGACGAGCGCGGCATCATCCGCATCGGCGCCGATGTCACCACCGGTGACATCCTGGTCGGCAAGGTCACGCCCAAGGGCGAGACCGAGCTGACCCCGGAGGAGCGCCTGCTGCGCGCCATCTTCGGTGAGAAGGCCCGTGAGGTCCGCGACACCTCGCTGAAGGTGCCGCACGGTGAGCAGGGCAAGGTCATCGGCGTCCGCGTCTTCGACCGCGAGGAGGGCGACGAGCTGCCGCCCGGCGTCAACCAGCTGGTCCGGGTCTACGTGGCCCAGAAGCGCAAGATCACCAACGGTGACAAGCTGGCCGGCCGGCACGGCAACAAGGGTGTCATCTCCAAGATCCTTCCGGTCGAGGACATGCCCTTCCTCGAGGACGGCACCCCGGTCGACATCGTGCTCAACCCCCTCGGCGTCCCGTCCCGGATGAACCCGGGGCAGGTGCTGGAGACCCACCTCGGCTGGCTCGCCAAGACCGGCTGGGACGTCTCCGGACTCTCCGAGGAGTGGGCCCGACGGCTGCAGAAGATCGGGGCCGACAAGGCCGTCGGTGGCACCAACCTCGCCACCCCGGTCTTCGACGGCGCCCGCGAGGACGAGATCACCGGTCTGCTCGACCACACCACCCTCACCCGGGACGGCGACCGCCTGGTCGGCTCCTCGGGCAAGGCGCGGATGTTCGACGGCCGCTCCGGTGAGCCGTTCCCGATGCCGATCTCGGTCGGCTACATGTACATCCTCAAGCTGCACCACCTGGTCGACGACAAGCTCCACGCCCGTTCGACCGGTCCGTACTCCATGATCACCCAGCAGCCGCTGGGTGGTAAGGCGCAGTTCGGTGGTCAGCGCTTCGGTGAGATGGAGGTGTGGGCGCTGGAGGCGTACGGCGCCGCCTACGCCCTCCAGGAACTGCTCACCATCAAGTCCGACGACGTGCTCGGCCGCGTGAAGGTCTACGAGGCCATCGTCAAGGGCGAGAACATCCCCGAGCCCGGCATCCCCGAGTCCTTCAAGGTGCTCATCAAGGAGATGCAGTCGCTCTGCCTGAACGTGGAGGTGCTGTCCTCGGACGGCATGTCCATCGAGATGCGTGACTCCGACGAGGACGTGTTCCGCGCCGCCGAGGAGCTCGGTATCGACCTGTCCCGGCGAGAGCCGAGCAGCGTCGAAGAGGTCTGA
- a CDS encoding DNA-directed RNA polymerase subunit beta' yields the protein MLDVNFFDELRIGLATADDIRQWSHGEVKKPETINYRTLKPEKDGLFCEKIFGPTRDWECYCGKYKRVRFKGIICERCGVEVTRAKVRRERMGHIELAAPVTHIWYFKGVPSRLGYLLDLAPKDLEKVIYFAAYMITWVDDERRTRDLSSLEAQVSVERQQIEQRRDSDLETRAKKLEGDLAELEAEGAKADVRRKVREGAEREMKQLRDRAQRELDRLDEVWARFKSLKVQDLEGDELLYRELRDRFGTYFSGSMGAAALQKRLETFDLEEEAERLREIIKTGKGQKKTRALKRLKVVSAFLQTTNKPSGMVLDCVPVIPPDLRPMVQLDGGRFATSDLNDLYRRVINRNNRLKRLLDLGAPEIIVNNEKRMLQEAVDALFDNGRRGRPVTGPGNRPLKSLSDMLKGKQGRFRQNLLGKRVDYSARSVIVVGPQLKLHQCGLPKAMALELFKPFVMKRLVDLNHAQNIKSAKRMVERARPVVWDVLEEVIAEHPVLLNRAPTLHRLGIQAFEPQLVEGKAIQIHPLVCTAFNADFDGDQMAVHLPLSAEAQAEARILMLSSNNILKPADGRPVTMPTQDMVLGLFFLTSTRDPETLRGVGRAFGSTPEAVMAFDSKTLDLQSEIDLRLPLGTVPPRGWTAPVDEDGKPTWQEGEQLRLRTTLGRALFNELLPEDYPFVEEEINKKALSAIVNDLAERYPKVVVAATLDNLKAAGFHWATRSGVTVSISDVVVPPNKPQILEGYEAQAEKVQKQYERGLITKDERQQELVAIWTKATNEVADAMNANFPKTNPIFMMVDSGARGNMMQMRQIAGMRGLVSNAKNETIARPIKASFREGLSVLEYFISTHGARKGLADTALRTADSGYLTRRLVDVSQDVIIREEDCGTERGLKLPIGTVGSDGVLRKGDDVETSVYARMLAEDIVVDGEVLAPANTDLGDVLIDELIRRGISAVKTRSILTCESAVGTCAMCYGRSLATGKLVDIGEAVGIIAAQSIGEPGTQLTMRTFHTGGVAGDDITQGLPRVVELFEARNPRGVAPISEAEGRVRIEDTEKTRKLVVTPDDGSEEIAYPVSKRVKLRVSEGERVEVGQQLTAGTVNPHDVLRILGQRAVQIHLVAEVQKVYNSQGVSIHDKHIEIIIRQMLRRVTIIESGDAELLPGELVERGRFETENRRVVSESGQPASGRPQLMGITKASLATESWLSAASFQETTRVLTDAAIHAKSDPLLGLKENVILGKLIPAGTGLPRYRNIRVEPTEEAKAAMYSAVGYDDIDYSPFGTGSGQAVPLDDYDYGPYTG from the coding sequence GTGCTCGACGTCAACTTCTTCGATGAACTGCGAATCGGCCTGGCGACCGCTGACGACATCCGTCAGTGGTCCCACGGCGAGGTCAAGAAGCCCGAGACCATCAACTACCGCACCCTCAAGCCGGAAAAGGACGGACTCTTCTGCGAGAAGATCTTCGGCCCCACCCGGGACTGGGAGTGCTACTGCGGTAAGTACAAGCGTGTCCGCTTCAAGGGCATCATCTGCGAGCGCTGCGGCGTCGAGGTCACTCGCGCCAAGGTGCGTCGTGAGCGGATGGGCCACATCGAGCTGGCCGCGCCCGTCACGCACATCTGGTACTTCAAGGGCGTGCCGTCACGCCTCGGCTACCTCCTGGACCTTGCCCCCAAGGACCTCGAGAAGGTCATCTACTTCGCCGCCTACATGATCACGTGGGTGGACGACGAGCGCCGCACCCGTGACCTGTCCTCGCTGGAGGCCCAGGTCTCCGTCGAGCGCCAGCAGATCGAGCAGCGCCGCGACTCCGACCTGGAGACCCGCGCCAAGAAGCTCGAGGGTGACCTCGCCGAGCTGGAGGCCGAGGGCGCCAAGGCGGACGTGCGCCGCAAGGTGCGCGAAGGCGCCGAGCGCGAGATGAAGCAGCTCCGTGACCGGGCCCAGCGCGAGCTGGACCGTCTGGACGAGGTGTGGGCCCGCTTCAAGTCCCTCAAGGTCCAGGACCTGGAGGGCGACGAGCTGCTCTACCGCGAGCTGCGCGACCGCTTCGGCACGTACTTCTCCGGTTCGATGGGTGCCGCGGCGCTGCAGAAGCGCCTGGAGACCTTCGACCTGGAGGAGGAGGCCGAGCGCCTCCGCGAGATCATCAAGACCGGCAAGGGCCAGAAGAAGACCCGGGCGCTCAAGCGCCTCAAGGTCGTCTCCGCGTTCCTGCAGACCACCAACAAGCCCTCGGGCATGGTGCTGGACTGCGTGCCGGTGATCCCGCCGGACCTGCGTCCGATGGTGCAGCTGGACGGTGGCCGCTTCGCGACCTCCGACCTGAACGACCTGTACCGCCGCGTGATCAACCGCAACAACCGCCTCAAGCGGCTCCTGGACCTCGGCGCGCCCGAGATCATCGTGAACAACGAGAAGCGCATGCTTCAGGAGGCCGTGGACGCGCTGTTCGACAACGGCCGCCGTGGCCGTCCGGTCACCGGTCCGGGCAACCGTCCGCTGAAGTCCCTGAGCGACATGCTCAAGGGCAAGCAGGGTCGTTTCCGCCAGAACCTGCTCGGCAAGCGAGTCGACTACTCGGCCCGTTCGGTCATCGTCGTCGGCCCGCAGCTCAAGCTGCACCAGTGCGGTCTGCCGAAGGCCATGGCGCTGGAGCTCTTCAAGCCGTTCGTGATGAAGCGCCTGGTGGACCTGAACCACGCGCAGAACATCAAGTCGGCCAAGCGCATGGTCGAGCGCGCCCGCCCGGTGGTCTGGGACGTCCTCGAAGAGGTCATCGCGGAGCACCCGGTGCTGCTGAACCGTGCGCCCACCCTGCACCGCCTCGGCATCCAGGCCTTCGAGCCGCAGCTGGTCGAGGGCAAGGCCATCCAGATCCACCCGCTCGTCTGCACCGCGTTCAACGCGGACTTCGACGGCGACCAGATGGCCGTGCACCTTCCGCTGTCCGCGGAGGCGCAGGCCGAGGCCCGCATCCTGATGCTGTCCTCCAACAACATCCTGAAGCCGGCCGACGGTCGCCCCGTCACCATGCCGACCCAGGACATGGTGCTGGGTCTGTTCTTCCTGACCTCGACCCGCGACCCGGAGACCCTCCGCGGCGTGGGCCGGGCGTTCGGGTCGACGCCGGAGGCCGTGATGGCCTTCGACTCCAAGACCCTGGACCTGCAGTCCGAGATCGACCTGCGGCTGCCGCTGGGCACCGTGCCGCCGCGCGGCTGGACCGCGCCGGTGGACGAGGACGGGAAGCCGACCTGGCAGGAGGGTGAGCAGCTGCGTCTGCGCACCACCCTGGGCCGCGCGCTCTTCAACGAACTGCTGCCCGAGGACTACCCGTTCGTCGAGGAGGAGATCAACAAGAAGGCGCTCTCCGCGATCGTCAACGACCTCGCCGAGCGCTACCCCAAGGTCGTCGTCGCGGCGACCCTGGACAACCTGAAGGCGGCCGGTTTCCACTGGGCCACCCGCTCGGGCGTCACCGTCTCCATCTCGGACGTCGTGGTCCCGCCGAACAAGCCCCAGATCCTTGAGGGCTACGAGGCGCAGGCCGAGAAGGTCCAGAAGCAGTACGAGCGCGGTCTGATCACCAAGGACGAGCGCCAGCAGGAGCTCGTGGCGATCTGGACCAAGGCGACCAACGAGGTCGCCGACGCCATGAACGCGAACTTCCCGAAGACCAACCCCATCTTCATGATGGTGGACTCCGGGGCTCGCGGAAACATGATGCAGATGCGTCAGATCGCCGGTATGCGCGGTCTGGTGTCGAACGCCAAGAACGAGACCATCGCGCGACCCATCAAGGCGTCGTTCCGTGAGGGCCTCTCCGTGCTGGAGTACTTCATCTCCACCCACGGTGCCCGTAAGGGTCTGGCCGACACCGCCCTGCGTACCGCCGACTCCGGCTACCTCACCCGTCGTCTGGTCGACGTCTCCCAGGACGTCATCATTCGCGAGGAGGACTGCGGCACCGAGCGCGGCCTCAAGCTGCCGATCGGCACCGTGGGCTCGGACGGCGTGCTGCGCAAGGGCGACGACGTCGAGACCAGCGTCTACGCCCGCATGCTGGCCGAGGACATCGTCGTGGACGGGGAGGTGCTGGCCCCGGCCAACACCGACCTGGGCGACGTCCTGATCGACGAGCTGATCCGCCGCGGCATCTCCGCGGTCAAGACCCGCTCGATCCTGACCTGCGAGTCCGCCGTCGGCACCTGCGCCATGTGCTACGGCCGCTCGCTGGCCACCGGCAAGCTGGTCGACATCGGTGAGGCGGTCGGCATCATCGCCGCCCAGTCCATCGGTGAGCCCGGCACCCAGCTGACGATGCGCACCTTCCACACCGGTGGTGTGGCCGGCGACGACATCACCCAGGGTCTGCCGCGTGTGGTCGAGCTGTTCGAGGCCCGTAACCCGCGTGGTGTGGCCCCGATCAGCGAGGCCGAGGGCCGGGTCCGGATCGAGGACACCGAGAAGACCCGCAAGCTCGTCGTCACCCCCGACGACGGCAGCGAGGAGATCGCCTACCCGGTCTCCAAGCGCGTCAAGCTGCGGGTGTCCGAGGGCGAGCGGGTGGAGGTCGGCCAGCAGCTGACCGCCGGTACCGTCAACCCGCACGACGTCCTGCGCATCCTGGGCCAGCGTGCCGTCCAGATCCACCTGGTGGCCGAGGTCCAGAAGGTCTACAACTCGCAGGGTGTGTCGATCCACGACAAGCACATCGAGATCATCATCCGGCAGATGCTCCGCCGGGTCACGATCATCGAGTCCGGCGACGCCGAGCTGCTGCCCGGCGAGCTGGTCGAGCGCGGCCGCTTCGAGACCGAGAACCGTCGTGTGGTGTCCGAGAGCGGCCAGCCCGCCTCCGGCCGTCCGCAGCTGATGGGTATCACCAAGGCCTCGCTGGCGACCGAGTCCTGGCTGTCGGCCGCCTCCTTCCAGGAGACGACCCGGGTGCTCACCGACGCGGCGATCCACGCCAAGTCGGACCCGCTGCTGGGCCTGAAGGAGAACGTCATCCTCGGCAAGCTCATCCCGGCCGGTACGGGTCTGCCCCGCTACCGCAACATCCGGGTGGAGCCCACGGAGGAGGCCAAGGCCGCGATGTACTCGGCCGTCGGCTACGACGACATCGACTACTCGCCCTTCGGCACCGGCTCCGGCCAGGCCGTCCCGCTGGACGACTACGACTACGGCCCCTACACGGGCTGA